In one Brevinematales bacterium genomic region, the following are encoded:
- a CDS encoding SPOR domain-containing protein encodes MGIERDVYNEYGVKESSRNNEVKVGTPRLSVIIAVTVLFSVFNFVIGYMIGKFMGGSSVSRDLVTAGSIVETNRSDYIGVVSEDKNLKSAEVSNMLKKNLLVGSSSDVEEDISELIPSSVKSIDSKDIGKKNVDNNKPRVSANSSESRKVSSIDTSSKSKVERVEKKVTGEKTSNLVKDTNTKKTSSTGQTMKYYIQVSSNEKKETAESTLSKLKMMGLNGFIQEVVIDGKKLYRVRIGEIESYEDAMKILEKAKKLNSSAFLVVSK; translated from the coding sequence ATGGGTATTGAGAGGGATGTATACAACGAATATGGAGTGAAGGAGAGTAGTCGTAATAACGAGGTTAAGGTAGGTACACCGAGATTATCTGTGATAATAGCTGTAACAGTTTTGTTTTCAGTGTTTAATTTTGTGATAGGATACATGATAGGTAAGTTTATGGGTGGAAGTAGCGTTAGTAGGGATTTAGTTACTGCTGGTAGTATAGTGGAAACAAATAGAAGTGATTACATAGGAGTAGTGAGTGAAGATAAGAATTTGAAAAGTGCTGAAGTGAGTAACATGTTGAAGAAGAATCTTTTGGTTGGATCCAGTAGTGATGTAGAAGAGGACATAAGTGAGCTAATTCCTTCTAGTGTTAAGAGTATTGATAGTAAAGATATAGGAAAAAAAAATGTTGATAATAACAAGCCTAGAGTATCGGCTAATAGTAGCGAGAGTAGGAAAGTAAGTAGTATCGATACAAGCAGCAAAAGTAAGGTGGAAAGAGTAGAAAAGAAAGTTACTGGTGAGAAAACATCAAATTTAGTGAAGGATACTAATACAAAGAAAACATCTAGCACAGGTCAAACTATGAAATATTACATCCAAGTTTCTTCAAATGAAAAGAAAGAAACGGCTGAAAGCACTCTGAGTAAACTTAAAATGATGGGATTAAATGGTTTTATTCAAGAGGTTGTAATAGATGGCAAAAAATTGTATAGGGTTAGAATCGGTGAAATTGAAAGTTACGAAGATGCTATGAAGATTCTAGAAAAAGCAAAAAAACTCAATAGCTCAGCCTTCTTGGTAGTAAGTAAATA